From Saprospiraceae bacterium, one genomic window encodes:
- a CDS encoding fumarate reductase/succinate dehydrogenase flavoprotein subunit, which yields MINAKIPTGPLSEKWTQYKSKMPLVSPANKRKIEVIVVGTGLAGAAAAASLAELGYQVKCFTFHDSPRRAHSIAAQGGINAAKNYANDGDSVFRLFYDTIKGGDYRAREANVHRLAEVSASIIDQAVAQGVPFAREYGGLLENRSFGGVQVSRTFYARGQTGQQLLIGAYQALSRQISLGNVAMYNRHEMLDLVIIDGKARGIIARNLLTGTLERFGAHCVVLGTGGYGNVFYLSTNAMGSNVTAAWKAVKRGAWMANPCFTQIHPTCIPVSGDYQSKLTLMSESLRNDGRVWVPAKKEDAVAIQQGKKKGTDIPETDRDYFLERRYPAFGNLVPRDVASRAAKIECDKGHGVSPTGLAVFLDFGAAIIRYGKSKANVLGIQNPDEKTIRDLGVAVVSEKYGNLFEMYEKITGEDPYVYPMKIYPAVHYTMGGLWVDYNLETNIPGLFAIGEANFSDHGANRLGASALMQGLADGYFVLPYTIGAFLSNEIRTPMISTAHQAFEDAEKQLQNNLNKLVSIRGNQSVESMHRRLGKIMWDYCGMARNEEGLKKARDLIRSLRKEFWTDVFVPGTVDEFNPELEKAMRVADFIELGELMVVDALNRNESCGGHFREEYQTEEGETLRDDINYSYVAAWQWMDLNTEPQMHKEPLIYEEIKIASRSYK from the coding sequence ATGATCAACGCAAAAATACCAACAGGTCCACTGTCAGAAAAGTGGACGCAATACAAATCCAAAATGCCCTTGGTTTCCCCTGCCAACAAGCGAAAAATAGAAGTCATTGTAGTGGGTACCGGACTTGCGGGTGCCGCAGCTGCAGCAAGTCTTGCAGAACTTGGATATCAGGTCAAATGCTTTACATTTCACGATAGCCCTCGCAGAGCCCATAGCATTGCAGCACAGGGGGGAATTAATGCAGCAAAAAATTATGCCAATGATGGTGACAGCGTTTTCCGCCTATTTTATGACACAATTAAAGGCGGAGATTACAGGGCCAGGGAAGCCAATGTCCACAGACTCGCTGAAGTGAGTGCCAGTATCATCGATCAGGCTGTCGCTCAAGGCGTTCCATTTGCAAGAGAATATGGCGGATTATTGGAAAACAGGTCCTTTGGAGGGGTGCAGGTCAGCAGAACCTTTTACGCCCGGGGTCAAACCGGACAACAACTCCTTATTGGAGCTTATCAGGCCTTAAGTCGTCAGATTTCTCTGGGGAATGTAGCCATGTACAACCGGCACGAGATGCTCGATTTGGTAATCATCGACGGCAAAGCCAGAGGAATCATTGCCAGAAACCTTCTCACCGGTACGCTCGAGCGATTTGGTGCACATTGCGTAGTGCTGGGCACAGGTGGATATGGCAATGTGTTTTATCTGTCCACAAATGCGATGGGATCAAACGTAACTGCAGCCTGGAAAGCTGTGAAGCGCGGTGCGTGGATGGCCAATCCGTGTTTTACCCAAATACATCCTACCTGCATTCCTGTGTCTGGAGATTATCAATCCAAATTGACTTTGATGTCAGAGTCTTTAAGAAATGACGGACGTGTGTGGGTGCCCGCAAAAAAAGAAGATGCAGTCGCCATTCAGCAAGGCAAAAAGAAAGGGACTGATATACCTGAGACTGACAGAGACTATTTCCTTGAAAGAAGATACCCCGCGTTTGGAAATCTTGTACCCAGGGATGTAGCCTCGCGTGCCGCTAAAATTGAATGCGACAAAGGACATGGGGTAAGCCCTACTGGTCTAGCAGTGTTTTTGGATTTTGGTGCAGCGATCATTCGTTATGGTAAATCCAAAGCCAATGTACTGGGTATTCAAAATCCGGACGAAAAAACCATTCGGGATTTAGGCGTCGCTGTAGTCTCTGAAAAATATGGAAACCTGTTTGAAATGTATGAAAAAATCACAGGTGAAGATCCTTACGTTTATCCAATGAAAATTTATCCAGCCGTTCATTATACCATGGGAGGCTTGTGGGTCGATTACAATCTTGAAACCAATATTCCTGGGCTGTTTGCCATCGGTGAAGCCAATTTTTCTGACCACGGTGCCAACCGGCTGGGAGCCTCCGCTTTGATGCAGGGATTGGCAGATGGCTATTTTGTTCTTCCTTACACCATTGGCGCCTTCCTGTCCAATGAAATCCGAACGCCGATGATTTCAACTGCTCATCAGGCATTTGAAGACGCTGAAAAACAACTTCAAAACAATTTGAACAAACTGGTCAGCATCCGGGGAAACCAATCAGTAGAATCCATGCACCGCAGATTGGGAAAAATTATGTGGGATTATTGTGGAATGGCCCGAAATGAGGAAGGTCTGAAAAAAGCCAGAGATCTCATCCGCAGCCTACGCAAAGAATTCTGGACTGATGTTTTTGTACCTGGAACCGTTGATGAATTTAACCCTGAACTGGAAAAAGCCATGCGGGTAGCGGATTTTATCGAACTCGGCGAACTGATGGTGGTGGATGCGCTCAACAGAAACGAATCGTGTGGAGGCCATTTTAGGGAGGAGTACCAAACTGAAGAAGGGGAAACGTTGAGAGATGACATCAACTATTCTTATGTAGCTGCTTGGCAATGGATGGATCTGAATACGGAACCACAAATGCATAAAGAGCCTTTGATTTATGAAGAAATCAAAATTGCCTCAAGGTCTTACAAATAA
- a CDS encoding site-2 protease family protein: MIEQALKIGTFAGIPVRIHWTFLLIIAYFVISGLVAGHSWEMIMVEVVFVLTIFGCVVLHEFGHALTARRFNIKTEDIILLPIGGVARLRNMPDKPTQELLVAVMGPMVNLIIALFIFTAITMNSGIEYWNNIVESEGLTMSWDHFFPILMVTNIALLVFNMIPAFPMDGGRVLRALLAMWLGKLNATKWATRIGQFICVLLVIVGIWQNAWTMALIGVFIFLSAGQEYRSVVMESMIKNRTLGMVARKITDYLPEYHTAREAMNLLISSGQSSLPVIDLNGSVIGFVSGQKIVLANKQDPEIKIKDLLIQEYGLMHPAAPLAVVIQYFRNHQPFVIVRNDLGEYTHYVDPDVIDQYMKLS, from the coding sequence ATGATCGAACAAGCATTAAAAATCGGAACCTTTGCTGGAATCCCGGTAAGAATCCATTGGACCTTTTTATTGATTATTGCCTATTTCGTGATATCTGGATTGGTAGCAGGACATAGTTGGGAAATGATAATGGTTGAAGTGGTTTTTGTTTTGACCATTTTTGGATGCGTTGTACTTCATGAATTCGGTCACGCACTCACAGCCCGGAGATTTAATATCAAAACAGAAGATATCATACTCCTCCCCATCGGGGGTGTGGCAAGACTGAGAAACATGCCCGATAAACCCACACAAGAATTGCTGGTCGCTGTGATGGGACCCATGGTTAATCTGATCATCGCCCTATTCATATTTACAGCCATTACCATGAATTCAGGAATTGAATATTGGAACAATATTGTAGAGTCTGAAGGTCTGACGATGAGCTGGGATCACTTTTTTCCTATCCTGATGGTCACCAACATTGCACTTTTGGTTTTCAATATGATTCCTGCTTTTCCGATGGATGGAGGTAGGGTACTCAGGGCCTTGCTGGCCATGTGGCTTGGAAAATTAAATGCCACCAAATGGGCAACAAGAATCGGTCAATTTATTTGTGTTCTTCTGGTCATCGTTGGTATCTGGCAAAATGCCTGGACAATGGCTCTGATCGGAGTTTTCATCTTTCTAAGCGCCGGTCAGGAATACAGATCAGTCGTCATGGAAAGTATGATAAAAAACAGAACGCTGGGAATGGTGGCAAGAAAAATAACCGATTATCTCCCGGAATACCATACTGCCAGAGAGGCAATGAATCTTCTCATTTCCTCAGGACAAAGCAGCCTTCCAGTGATTGACCTGAACGGTTCTGTGATTGGCTTTGTCTCCGGACAAAAAATAGTACTCGCCAATAAACAAGATCCTGAGATCAAAATCAAAGATTTATTGATTCAGGAATATGGCTTGATGCATCCAGCTGCACCTTTGGCGGTAGTGATTCAGTATTTTAGAAATCATCAACCATTTGTTATAGTAAGAAATGACCTTGGTGAATATACCCATTATGTAGATCCTGATGTGATCGATCAGTACATGAAACTTTCCTGA
- a CDS encoding macro domain-containing protein, translated as MIKEVEGDILLSKAEAIAHGVAPMDHFDSGLALSLRQDYPSLYKDFRHYCQTYHPKTGDVWLWQASDRKKIFNLLTQDPPPSDHSHPGRASLSAVRHCLRSLANQMIKENIQSLALPKLATGVGALDWDKVKPIILEQLGSLHIPVYVYAKFIKGQKAVE; from the coding sequence ATGATAAAAGAAGTGGAAGGAGATATCCTCCTCAGCAAAGCAGAAGCCATCGCTCATGGTGTGGCTCCAATGGACCATTTTGACAGCGGATTGGCATTGTCGTTGCGCCAGGATTACCCATCGCTGTACAAGGATTTTAGACATTACTGCCAAACCTATCATCCAAAAACAGGAGATGTTTGGCTTTGGCAAGCTTCGGATAGAAAAAAAATATTTAACTTGCTCACGCAAGACCCTCCACCGTCAGACCATAGTCATCCTGGGAGGGCAAGCCTTAGCGCTGTAAGGCATTGCCTCAGATCATTGGCCAATCAGATGATAAAAGAAAACATTCAAAGTTTGGCCTTGCCAAAACTTGCAACAGGTGTAGGGGCATTGGACTGGGACAAAGTAAAACCCATCATTCTGGAGCAGCTTGGAAGTCTTCATATCCCTGTCTACGTGTATGCAAAATTTATTAAAGGGCAAAAAGCGGTTGAATAA
- a CDS encoding rhomboid family intramembrane serine protease: MFFPIGDDQVKGGHKPLFSYSLIVFNVLIFFYELSLGPELNQIFVYEYGAIPFEVLSGTDLYTMLTCMFLHGGWMHLIGNMLFLWVFADNIEAVIGTFNFILFYLMGGLAASAVHIFFNPYSEVPMVGASGAISAVMGAYLIMFPASRIKVLILIFFTVVYVPAIFFLGIWIVQQMLAGVGSLGSLTEESTGVAWWAHIGGFVFGVVAGFFARSQYRNKYRYHSEH; this comes from the coding sequence ATGTTTTTCCCCATTGGAGATGATCAGGTAAAAGGAGGACACAAGCCTTTGTTTTCTTATTCATTGATCGTGTTCAACGTACTTATCTTTTTTTATGAACTGAGTCTTGGACCTGAGTTGAACCAGATTTTTGTGTATGAATATGGAGCAATACCATTCGAGGTTTTATCTGGTACGGATTTGTACACAATGCTCACCTGCATGTTTTTGCATGGTGGTTGGATGCATTTGATAGGCAACATGTTATTCTTGTGGGTCTTTGCGGACAATATTGAGGCCGTCATCGGGACATTTAATTTTATTCTTTTTTATTTGATGGGAGGATTGGCCGCAAGCGCAGTCCATATTTTTTTTAACCCATACAGTGAGGTTCCAATGGTTGGAGCAAGTGGAGCGATATCAGCGGTGATGGGTGCGTATTTGATTATGTTTCCTGCTTCCAGAATAAAAGTTCTTATCCTCATTTTTTTTACAGTAGTGTATGTGCCGGCCATTTTTTTTCTTGGCATTTGGATAGTTCAGCAAATGTTGGCTGGAGTTGGGTCTCTTGGTAGTCTGACAGAAGAGTCAACCGGCGTAGCCTGGTGGGCTCACATCGGAGGATTTGTTTTTGGTGTAGTGGCAGGATTTTTCGCGAGAAGTCAATACAGGAATAAGTACCGCTATCATTCAGAGCACTAA
- a CDS encoding KpsF/GutQ family sugar-phosphate isomerase: MLSNDQKEEIIRLASDCIRIESKAVHDLLDQLNDAFVGAVHLIFQSKGRLVITGIGKSAIVGQKIVATMNSTGTPSLFMHAADAIHGDLGMIQSEDVVICLSKSGETTEIKALVPLIKARNIQLISITAHSNSYLALQSDHCLLTPISQEAEPNNLAPTASTTAQMAMGDALAVGLLSLRGFSPEDFAKYHPGGALGKQLYLRVSDFYLQHKTPKVSPDDTVQKVLITISSGRMGATAVVDHDGLLMGIITDGDLRRFFEKSGDILRSKASDLMNHHPKCIEPDELAVQAFRLMQDHSISQLIVSNENKYLGMVHIHDLIKEGIV, encoded by the coding sequence ATGCTATCCAATGATCAAAAGGAAGAAATCATTCGTCTGGCAAGCGATTGCATAAGAATTGAGAGCAAGGCTGTACATGATTTATTGGATCAACTGAATGATGCATTTGTTGGTGCCGTCCATTTGATTTTTCAATCCAAAGGAAGATTGGTGATTACAGGAATAGGAAAAAGTGCCATCGTTGGACAAAAAATTGTTGCCACCATGAATTCAACTGGAACTCCTTCCCTTTTTATGCATGCCGCTGACGCCATTCACGGAGATCTGGGAATGATTCAATCAGAGGATGTGGTAATTTGTTTGTCAAAAAGTGGAGAAACCACTGAAATCAAAGCCCTGGTACCATTGATTAAAGCGAGGAATATCCAGCTAATTTCAATTACCGCACATTCTAATTCTTATTTGGCTTTACAATCTGACCATTGTTTATTGACTCCCATAAGTCAGGAGGCAGAACCCAATAATTTAGCACCAACTGCCAGCACAACGGCTCAAATGGCAATGGGAGATGCATTGGCTGTTGGTCTTTTGTCCTTGCGGGGATTCAGCCCGGAAGATTTTGCAAAATATCATCCCGGAGGAGCTTTGGGCAAACAACTTTATCTCAGGGTGAGTGATTTTTATTTGCAGCACAAAACACCGAAAGTTTCTCCCGATGACACAGTTCAAAAAGTATTAATCACAATCAGTTCAGGGAGAATGGGTGCCACGGCCGTCGTCGATCACGATGGACTTTTGATGGGAATAATTACAGATGGAGATTTGAGAAGATTTTTTGAAAAATCAGGAGATATTTTGAGATCAAAAGCCTCAGATCTGATGAATCATCATCCTAAATGCATCGAACCTGATGAATTGGCAGTACAGGCATTTCGCTTGATGCAGGATCATTCAATCTCACAATTAATCGTGAGCAATGAAAATAAATACTTAGGCATGGTGCACATCCATGACCTGATCAAGGAAGGTATTGTATAA
- a CDS encoding oligopeptide transporter, OPT family, with amino-acid sequence MENQPASTFKPYVDPNVSVPEFTIKAIILGILFGILFGASTVYLALKAGLTVSASIPIAVLAISLGKRFLGTTILENNIIQTTGSAGESIAAGVVFTLPAFLFLTDKEVGDSYFNYWTIFTLATFGGILGTLMMIPLRRSLIVKEHDTLPYPEGTACGQVLIAGEKGGDFAKSAYYGLGFAMLYAILQKIFHVIAELPKWGTEQVNKFFPSAVVSSEITPEYMGVGYIIGPRIAGVLVAGGVLASLGLIPLLAYLVHPDIIAAQLAKLNLLDPALPSARFGWDPVTHTFGETADAVYRAYIRQIGAGAVAAGGFITLIKTIPTIVSSFKDSLGSMKEKSTAAVSRTEQDLSFKVVLFGSLALILLLAILPQVPGTSIVSKLLLGVLVIVFGFFFVTVSSRIVGIIGSSNNPISGMTIATIMGTALVFIAVGWTGQVYEPMALVIGGMICIAAANAGATSQDLKTGYLVGATPKYQQLALFIGAIFSSLVIGFTVKYLDTPTADMVSKGINHAIGEKYAAPQATLMATLIKGLLSFNLDWVFVLCGVFIAIVLELCQVKALSFAVGLYLPLSTTLPIFIGGVIKGIVDWRAKKKNKKEEDSELGKGSLFATGLVAGGALAGVVVALLTVDEGIAAAIARYSAEHGLTQALGTGGYYLLGVCFFVGMAYTLYRIATKD; translated from the coding sequence ATGGAAAATCAACCAGCTTCCACATTCAAGCCTTATGTGGATCCCAATGTATCCGTTCCTGAGTTTACGATAAAAGCCATCATCCTGGGTATTCTCTTTGGAATACTCTTTGGTGCGTCCACCGTGTATCTGGCACTTAAAGCGGGGCTCACTGTGTCGGCATCAATTCCAATTGCTGTATTGGCTATTTCATTGGGAAAGCGGTTTTTAGGTACCACCATTCTTGAAAATAATATTATCCAAACCACTGGTTCTGCTGGAGAATCCATTGCTGCGGGTGTTGTCTTTACCTTACCTGCTTTTCTTTTTCTGACCGATAAAGAAGTGGGTGATTCCTATTTTAATTATTGGACAATATTTACCCTTGCCACTTTCGGTGGAATCCTGGGTACATTGATGATGATCCCTCTCCGTCGATCTCTGATTGTAAAAGAACACGACACTCTTCCTTATCCGGAAGGTACCGCCTGCGGACAAGTATTGATAGCAGGAGAAAAGGGAGGTGATTTTGCCAAAAGTGCATACTATGGCCTCGGTTTTGCGATGTTGTATGCCATTCTCCAAAAGATTTTTCATGTGATTGCTGAGTTGCCAAAATGGGGCACGGAACAGGTCAATAAATTTTTTCCATCAGCGGTGGTAAGCAGTGAAATCACCCCAGAATACATGGGAGTTGGTTACATCATCGGACCAAGGATAGCGGGAGTTTTGGTGGCCGGAGGAGTTTTGGCTTCCTTGGGATTAATTCCCCTACTGGCCTATCTGGTTCATCCAGACATTATTGCGGCACAATTGGCCAAACTTAATTTGCTGGATCCTGCCTTGCCAAGTGCGAGATTTGGTTGGGATCCTGTGACCCATACCTTTGGAGAAACTGCCGATGCGGTGTACAGAGCCTATATCCGTCAAATAGGGGCAGGTGCAGTGGCCGCTGGTGGTTTCATTACCTTAATAAAGACCATTCCTACCATTGTGTCTTCCTTCAAAGACAGTCTTGGATCCATGAAAGAAAAATCAACGGCTGCGGTGAGTCGTACAGAGCAGGATTTATCATTTAAAGTAGTTTTATTTGGTTCCTTGGCCCTTATATTGTTGTTGGCCATTCTACCCCAGGTACCGGGTACTTCTATCGTCAGTAAATTATTGCTGGGTGTACTTGTGATTGTATTCGGATTCTTTTTTGTGACCGTTTCCAGTAGGATTGTAGGGATTATCGGATCCAGCAACAACCCCATATCTGGCATGACAATCGCAACCATCATGGGTACTGCCCTTGTTTTTATTGCAGTGGGATGGACCGGACAAGTGTACGAACCCATGGCCCTGGTCATCGGTGGAATGATCTGTATTGCCGCCGCCAACGCAGGAGCAACTTCACAGGATTTGAAAACCGGTTATCTCGTTGGTGCCACTCCCAAATACCAGCAATTGGCCTTGTTTATTGGGGCAATTTTTTCTTCACTTGTAATTGGTTTTACCGTCAAATACCTGGATACACCCACCGCTGATATGGTGTCCAAAGGAATTAACCATGCCATTGGCGAGAAATATGCAGCACCTCAGGCTACTTTGATGGCTACCCTGATCAAAGGATTGTTGTCTTTTAATTTGGACTGGGTGTTCGTATTGTGTGGTGTTTTTATTGCCATCGTATTGGAACTTTGTCAGGTCAAAGCGCTGTCCTTTGCGGTAGGTTTGTACCTACCTCTTTCCACCACCCTCCCGATTTTTATTGGAGGAGTGATCAAAGGTATTGTGGACTGGAGAGCCAAGAAAAAAAATAAGAAAGAAGAGGATTCCGAATTGGGAAAGGGCAGCTTATTTGCCACTGGATTGGTGGCTGGAGGCGCTCTGGCCGGAGTTGTGGTTGCATTGTTGACCGTGGACGAAGGCATTGCAGCTGCCATCGCCCGATACAGCGCAGAACATGGATTGACTCAGGCCCTTGGGACAGGAGGATATTATTTATTGGGAGTATGCTTTTTTGTTGGAATGGCTTACACCTTGTATCGAATAGCCACCAAGGATTGA
- a CDS encoding GatB/YqeY domain-containing protein — translation MGFQDQINNDLKEAMKAKDEKALRSIRAIKAAILLANTDGSGHEMNEERGLQIVTKLVKQRKESLEIYEKQGREDLAQTEREEIEVLSRYLPTQMSESELRQAIEKIISEVGAKGPADMGKVMGTASKQLAGRADGKVMSAMVKELLAN, via the coding sequence ATGGGTTTTCAGGATCAAATAAACAATGACCTCAAGGAGGCCATGAAGGCTAAAGATGAAAAAGCATTGAGGTCTATCCGTGCCATCAAAGCTGCAATATTGTTGGCAAATACAGATGGCAGCGGTCATGAAATGAATGAAGAGCGGGGTCTGCAGATCGTCACCAAACTCGTCAAACAGCGCAAGGAATCTCTCGAAATATATGAAAAGCAGGGTCGGGAAGATCTGGCTCAAACAGAAAGAGAAGAAATTGAAGTGTTATCAAGGTATTTGCCGACCCAAATGTCTGAGTCAGAGCTTCGTCAAGCCATTGAAAAAATCATCTCAGAAGTTGGTGCAAAAGGGCCGGCGGACATGGGCAAAGTAATGGGCACTGCTTCCAAGCAATTGGCCGGTAGGGCGGATGGAAAAGTGATGTCTGCAATGGTGAAAGAATTGCTAGCAAATTGA
- the rsmA gene encoding ribosomal RNA small subunit methyltransferase A has product MPALKAKKSYGQHFLTDQEVILKIANLVLNCGNESVLEIGPGKAAITKHLLDKISDFRAVDSDRDMFEFLVRKYPNHKDVFIHSDFLKMDLNPLFSANQFVIFGNFPYNISSQIVFKMLECRERVPILLGMFQKEMAMRIVATEGTKDYGILSVLSSLNYKSEILFDIAPTSFNPPPKVMSSFIQMVRKDLLPEHLIFRKVHRLVKTAFQFRRKTLRNNLKSIPGSSELLKNDYYNQRPEQISPEEYLRLAALFYPD; this is encoded by the coding sequence ATTCCAGCATTGAAAGCCAAAAAATCATACGGACAGCATTTTCTGACAGATCAGGAGGTAATTCTGAAAATTGCAAATTTGGTTCTCAATTGTGGAAACGAAAGTGTATTGGAAATTGGTCCGGGCAAGGCCGCGATTACAAAACATTTGTTGGATAAAATTTCTGATTTCAGGGCTGTAGACTCTGACAGGGATATGTTCGAATTTCTTGTTAGAAAATATCCCAATCACAAAGATGTATTTATCCATTCTGATTTTTTGAAAATGGATTTGAATCCACTTTTTTCAGCAAATCAATTTGTAATTTTTGGAAATTTTCCATACAATATTTCTTCACAGATTGTTTTTAAAATGCTCGAATGCAGGGAGAGAGTACCTATTTTACTCGGTATGTTTCAAAAAGAAATGGCCATGCGGATCGTGGCAACTGAAGGAACCAAAGACTATGGAATTCTATCTGTACTTTCTTCTCTAAATTATAAAAGTGAAATATTATTTGATATTGCTCCAACCTCTTTCAATCCGCCCCCCAAGGTGATGTCTTCATTTATTCAGATGGTCAGAAAAGATTTGTTACCCGAACATTTGATCTTTCGCAAAGTACATCGATTGGTAAAAACAGCTTTCCAGTTTAGAAGAAAGACTTTAAGAAATAATTTAAAGTCGATACCGGGAAGTTCAGAATTGCTGAAAAACGACTATTACAACCAGAGACCGGAACAAATCAGTCCAGAAGAATACCTTAGACTTGCTGCTCTCTTTTATCCGGATTAA
- a CDS encoding T9SS type A sorting domain-containing protein, translating to MKRFLLLSMLCCAYGLMAQPIYISHPEIGQRLISRILDEDYITPIDMESVGTDLNWNITPSDIIIQTPDTAWVVSLDNMPKKEFYPAGTLAIRYGSDSSAYFEVFRHSSARLELLGESNYFDEAPTVLNSPLTQVEYPLMYGDSFGDTCTYHFKIEEDLFRGEIEIFCRAEAWGRMKTTNGTYDCIKLAYRSTIQFYVNNVPEGSVTLHEFRFLSPGYSAPVVVYSASELEFGGDITNDTTAYYLTAPPIAATNETAGIEIGISPNPVTDLLYISIPEELTMGSTMAIISPEGKKMVEKQMTQAHQTFTVQNWPSGVYLVQIVSKEKRWGMKSFVLK from the coding sequence ATGAAAAGATTTTTACTGCTTTCAATGTTGTGCTGCGCTTATGGTTTGATGGCTCAGCCTATTTACATCTCCCATCCTGAAATAGGTCAAAGGTTAATTTCAAGGATTTTGGACGAAGATTACATCACCCCGATTGACATGGAGTCTGTGGGTACAGATTTAAATTGGAACATTACCCCCTCAGACATCATCATTCAAACTCCTGATACTGCCTGGGTGGTCAGTCTGGATAATATGCCCAAAAAAGAATTTTATCCGGCGGGAACATTGGCCATCCGTTATGGCAGTGACAGCTCTGCATATTTTGAAGTTTTCAGACACTCTTCTGCAAGATTAGAATTATTGGGTGAATCAAATTATTTTGATGAAGCTCCAACTGTGCTCAACAGTCCACTCACCCAGGTGGAATACCCTTTGATGTATGGCGATTCATTTGGAGATACCTGCACGTACCATTTTAAAATCGAAGAAGACTTATTCCGCGGAGAAATCGAAATTTTTTGCAGAGCAGAAGCCTGGGGTAGAATGAAAACCACCAATGGCACATACGACTGCATCAAACTGGCATACAGGTCCACGATCCAGTTTTATGTCAACAATGTGCCTGAAGGCAGCGTAACCCTGCACGAATTTAGATTTCTTTCTCCCGGATATAGCGCTCCGGTAGTGGTTTACAGTGCATCTGAGCTTGAATTTGGCGGTGATATCACCAACGACACCACCGCATATTATCTGACTGCGCCTCCCATAGCTGCCACCAATGAAACTGCAGGTATTGAGATTGGTATAAGTCCAAATCCTGTAACCGACTTGTTATATATTTCTATTCCTGAAGAACTTACTATGGGATCAACAATGGCCATCATAAGTCCTGAAGGTAAGAAGATGGTCGAAAAACAAATGACCCAAGCCCATCAAACCTTCACTGTACAGAATTGGCCTTCAGGTGTTTACCTTGTTCAAATTGTATCCAAAGAAAAAAGATGGGGAATGAAATCTTTTGTATTAAAGTAG
- a CDS encoding bifunctional hydroxymethylpyrimidine kinase/phosphomethylpyrimidine kinase encodes MSILTVGTMAFDSIETPFGKADKVIGGACTYISWAASYWYSPIHLVSIVGRDFPEHEVVALEQRGISMEGLVRRTDMDSFFWAGKYHADMNNRDTLVTDLNVLAEFNPVLPVSYVSSQYIMLGNLTPAVQMSVLNQLDGSQKVIILDTMNFWMDIAMPELLEVLKKVNVLTINDEEARQLSGERSLVRAAQKIHEMGPEYLVIKKGEHGALLFYKDQVFFAPGMPMADVVDPTGAGDSFAGGMIGYLARTGEISFKNLKTSLIYGSTMASFCVEDFSLQKLRNLSQEEIHQRIRQFEMLSSFDVNELPINKV; translated from the coding sequence ATGAGCATTTTAACCGTAGGCACCATGGCCTTTGACAGCATCGAAACACCTTTTGGAAAAGCGGATAAAGTCATTGGTGGAGCCTGTACTTACATTAGTTGGGCAGCATCTTACTGGTATTCACCCATTCATCTGGTATCCATTGTTGGAAGGGATTTTCCGGAACACGAGGTGGTTGCATTGGAACAAAGGGGTATTTCTATGGAAGGTTTGGTCAGAAGAACAGATATGGATTCCTTTTTCTGGGCAGGGAAGTACCATGCTGATATGAACAACCGGGATACTTTGGTGACCGATCTGAATGTGTTGGCAGAATTTAATCCTGTGCTTCCAGTCTCTTATGTTTCCAGTCAGTATATCATGTTGGGTAACCTAACCCCGGCGGTTCAAATGTCAGTTCTCAATCAACTCGATGGCAGCCAGAAAGTAATTATTCTGGACACGATGAATTTTTGGATGGACATCGCCATGCCTGAATTATTGGAGGTCTTAAAGAAGGTGAATGTCCTGACCATCAATGATGAAGAAGCTCGTCAGCTTTCCGGAGAAAGGTCATTGGTCAGGGCTGCGCAAAAGATTCATGAAATGGGTCCTGAATACCTTGTCATTAAAAAGGGAGAACATGGTGCTTTGTTGTTTTACAAGGATCAGGTCTTTTTTGCCCCTGGTATGCCAATGGCCGATGTTGTAGATCCTACAGGAGCCGGTGATAGTTTTGCGGGAGGTATGATTGGTTATCTCGCCCGAACCGGAGAAATCAGTTTTAAAAATTTGAAAACCTCACTCATCTATGGTTCCACCATGGCTTCTTTCTGTGTGGAAGATTTTAGTCTGCAGAAATTGAGGAATTTGAGTCAGGAGGAAATTCACCAAAGAATTCGACAATTTGAAATGCTCAGTTCTTTTGATGTAAATGAGCTACCAATTAATAAGGTCTAG